One genomic window of Arthrobacter caoxuetaonis includes the following:
- a CDS encoding FAD-binding oxidoreductase, whose protein sequence is MIQEQDLETLRGLVSGIIGLPGEAAYAEDTAAYNLSQVHRPDATLGALDAGDVARAVGWAAERSIPVAVQATGHNAAAPMDEGLLVNASRLQEVAVDQEAGAVTVGAGVRWSAVLEKLLPLGLTAAHGSSSSVGVVGYTLGGGLPLMGRTLGFASDHVRSFDLVTPEGRHRRIDPETEPELFTVLRGGKGNFGIVTSMTLGVVPLGDFYGGQLVYAEDSSARVLELFRQWAPTLPREASVSLAFMHLPDLPFLPEEVRGTAPVILRFAFFGEARDADTLLGPMREVQTLRDTAGPMDYRDVDAVHGDPTDPAPGMERGVLLTELSDEAAGELLQQIGPGSGTPLVMAELRLLGGALGEAPAFPDAVSGRTAAFHLFILGVAGQSDGDPVQAALTRLALALEPWAAGSLINFHGPAGDETDRARAWEPEMYSRLRDAKAAWDPQNLFRYGHAVPPVGLMETASG, encoded by the coding sequence ATGATCCAGGAACAAGACCTAGAGACGCTGCGCGGATTGGTCAGCGGGATTATCGGCCTGCCGGGCGAAGCCGCCTACGCCGAGGACACTGCGGCCTATAACCTCTCGCAGGTGCACCGGCCGGATGCCACACTGGGAGCGCTCGATGCCGGCGACGTCGCCCGGGCAGTCGGATGGGCGGCCGAACGCAGCATTCCGGTGGCCGTCCAGGCAACAGGACATAACGCCGCTGCGCCCATGGACGAAGGACTGCTGGTCAACGCGTCGCGGCTCCAGGAGGTTGCCGTGGATCAGGAAGCCGGGGCCGTCACGGTTGGGGCGGGCGTTCGCTGGTCCGCGGTGCTGGAGAAGCTGCTGCCGCTGGGCCTGACAGCGGCGCACGGCTCCAGTTCCAGCGTGGGCGTGGTGGGCTACACCCTCGGAGGCGGGCTGCCTTTGATGGGCCGGACGCTCGGCTTCGCATCGGACCATGTCCGGAGTTTCGATCTGGTCACCCCCGAAGGCCGGCATCGCCGAATCGATCCGGAGACTGAGCCGGAGCTCTTTACCGTGCTGCGAGGGGGCAAGGGAAATTTTGGAATTGTCACATCCATGACACTGGGAGTGGTTCCGCTGGGGGATTTCTACGGCGGGCAACTCGTTTATGCGGAAGATTCCTCTGCCCGGGTGCTGGAACTTTTCCGGCAGTGGGCACCGACGCTGCCGCGGGAGGCTTCAGTGTCGCTGGCATTCATGCACCTTCCCGACCTTCCGTTCCTTCCGGAAGAGGTGCGGGGTACGGCCCCGGTCATCCTGCGCTTCGCGTTCTTTGGGGAAGCACGGGACGCTGATACGCTCCTGGGGCCCATGCGGGAAGTGCAGACCCTGCGGGACACCGCCGGCCCCATGGACTACCGGGACGTCGATGCAGTACACGGCGACCCCACGGATCCCGCTCCCGGCATGGAACGGGGAGTGCTGCTGACGGAGCTCAGCGACGAAGCGGCCGGCGAACTGCTGCAGCAGATTGGCCCGGGTTCCGGGACACCACTGGTCATGGCCGAACTGCGCCTTCTTGGCGGGGCGCTGGGCGAAGCCCCCGCATTCCCGGATGCCGTGTCGGGACGCACTGCCGCCTTCCATCTCTTTATCCTCGGCGTCGCGGGCCAGTCCGACGGCGATCCCGTCCAGGCTGCACTGACAAGGCTGGCTCTAGCGCTGGAGCCCTGGGCAGCCGGCAGTCTGATCAACTTCCACGGCCCGGCGGGGGACGAGACCGACCGTGCCCGGGCCTGGGAACCGGAGATGTACTCCCGGCTCCGGGATGCCAAAGCCGCCTGGGACCCGCAGAACCTCTTCCGCTACGGCCACGCCGTTCCGCCGGTTGGTTTAATGGAGACGGCATCCGGCTAA
- the soxR gene encoding redox-sensitive transcriptional activator SoxR has translation MDSQSRVRDELTVGQVAERSGVAVSALHFYERQGLIRSRRTGGNQRRFDRSVLRRVAVIRAAQRAGIPLSHIAAVFAELPDDGVPDQDDWRRMSAVWRTELDDRIRQLEALRDRLGGCIGCGCLSLAECGFVNPEDASGLQAPGARMLEPGL, from the coding sequence ATGGACTCTCAATCCCGGGTACGTGATGAACTCACAGTGGGACAGGTCGCTGAGCGAAGCGGCGTCGCCGTCTCCGCCCTGCACTTCTATGAACGCCAGGGCCTGATCCGCAGCCGCCGGACCGGCGGAAACCAGCGTCGTTTCGACCGCTCGGTGCTGCGCCGGGTCGCGGTGATCCGGGCCGCCCAGCGGGCGGGAATCCCGCTCTCCCATATCGCCGCGGTTTTCGCCGAGCTTCCCGACGACGGTGTGCCCGACCAGGATGACTGGCGGCGCATGAGCGCCGTCTGGCGGACCGAACTCGATGACCGGATCCGGCAGCTGGAGGCACTGCGTGACCGGCTCGGAGGATGTATTGGCTGCGGCTGCCTGTCCCTGGCCGAATGCGGTTTCGTGAATCCGGAGGATGCTTCGGGGCTGCAGGCACCGGGAGCGCGGATGCTGGAACCGGGTCTCTGA
- a CDS encoding flavin reductase family protein → MTSTAVTHPLVDDFKDAFRGHPAGVAIITAEGSEGPVGLTASSVSSVSAVPPIVAFSLASAQGSAGVIGAAETVVVHLLGADNAELAAVFASAGSERFGPDRAWTRLPGGEPLLHGVPRALVCRVMSRMQAGSSILLAAGVEEIVTGPPAAPLVYHDRTFHHLGDHSAL, encoded by the coding sequence ATGACTTCAACGGCAGTAACCCATCCCCTCGTTGATGACTTCAAAGACGCCTTCCGCGGCCATCCCGCCGGAGTCGCCATTATTACCGCCGAGGGGTCGGAAGGTCCCGTCGGACTGACGGCATCTTCCGTGAGTTCGGTATCCGCCGTTCCGCCGATCGTGGCCTTCTCCCTGGCCTCGGCGCAGGGATCAGCCGGCGTCATCGGGGCTGCGGAAACCGTGGTGGTGCATCTGCTCGGTGCCGACAACGCAGAGCTGGCAGCTGTTTTCGCGTCTGCCGGCTCCGAGAGGTTCGGTCCGGACCGTGCCTGGACTCGTCTTCCCGGGGGAGAACCGCTGCTGCACGGCGTGCCCCGTGCTTTGGTGTGCCGCGTCATGTCACGGATGCAGGCCGGAAGTTCAATCCTGTTAGCCGCCGGCGTGGAGGAGATCGTGACCGGCCCGCCCGCAGCACCCCTGGTTTACCATGACCGCACCTTCCACCATTTGGGTGACCACTCGGCCCTCTAG
- a CDS encoding LysR family transcriptional regulator ArgP — MDFNADQLRALSAVIDHGGFDAAAAALHLTPSAVSQRVKALEVRAGCILVRRTRPVAATEPGAVLLRLARQIAALESDAVERLGLAEQGRPPSVQLVVNADSLATWVLPALAGLPDVSLEFTLEDQDHSAESLRNGTAMGAVTSSPAAVQGCSATPLGVMRYRPMASAAFCRRWFPQGWTAQAAALAPMIVFNRKDALQERFLEERFGSGVMPPRHYVPASSDFLQAVRLGLGWGMLPDLQSDPLVENGSLVLLDPGQVLDVPLFWQQWRVEIPALERVAEALARAAGRDLRQS; from the coding sequence ATGGACTTCAATGCGGACCAGCTGCGCGCCCTGAGCGCTGTCATTGACCACGGCGGATTCGACGCCGCTGCCGCCGCACTGCACCTCACCCCGTCCGCCGTCAGCCAGCGGGTGAAGGCACTTGAGGTGCGGGCCGGCTGTATCCTGGTCCGCCGTACCCGTCCGGTGGCGGCCACGGAGCCCGGCGCCGTCCTGCTGCGTTTGGCGCGGCAAATCGCCGCCCTGGAGAGCGACGCCGTCGAACGGCTGGGACTGGCGGAGCAGGGACGGCCACCCAGTGTGCAGCTGGTGGTCAATGCCGACTCGCTGGCGACCTGGGTGCTTCCGGCCTTGGCGGGACTGCCGGACGTGAGCCTGGAGTTCACGCTGGAGGACCAGGACCATTCGGCGGAGAGCCTGCGGAACGGGACTGCCATGGGAGCCGTGACCTCAAGCCCGGCGGCCGTACAGGGCTGCTCCGCCACACCGCTCGGGGTCATGCGGTACCGGCCGATGGCCAGCGCTGCGTTCTGCCGCCGCTGGTTTCCCCAAGGGTGGACGGCCCAGGCAGCCGCCCTGGCACCCATGATCGTCTTCAACCGCAAGGACGCGCTCCAGGAAAGATTCCTGGAGGAGAGATTCGGGTCCGGGGTCATGCCGCCGCGCCACTACGTTCCTGCGTCCTCAGACTTCCTGCAGGCGGTGCGGCTGGGGTTGGGCTGGGGCATGCTTCCGGACCTCCAGAGCGACCCGTTGGTGGAAAACGGCTCCCTGGTACTTCTCGATCCAGGACAGGTCCTGGATGTTCCCCTCTTCTGGCAGCAGTGGCGAGTGGAGATTCCGGCACTCGAGCGCGTGGCGGAAGCGCTGGCACGGGCCGCAGGGCGGGACCTCCGCCAGAGCTAA